The sequence CGATCGGGGACGCCATCGGCGCGGTCATCGTGCAGCACACGGCGCACTGCAACATCGGCTACGCCCATCTCGCCCTCGGCGAACCGGCCGCTGCGGCCCGGCACTTCGAGGAGAGTCTGAGCATCCTCGGCGGGCACGGCGACTGGCACGGCGAGTCGCAGACCCGGCTCGGTCTGGTCCGCGCGCTGCGGCGGCTGGGCGAGTCCGAGCGGGCCACCCACGAGTGCGCCGAGCTGCTGCACCGGGCCGACGCCCGGGCCGACCGCTACATCGGCGGACTCGCCCGCCACCAGTACGGGCTGCTGCTGCGCGAGCGGGGGCGGTGGCCGGAGGCGTACGACATCTGGCGCGCGGCCCTCGCGGCGCTGGACGGTACGGACGAGCACGCGGTGCTGGAGGAACTGCGGGAGCTGCTGGCGGACGGCCCGGCGTCGTAAGAGGCGGACGGCCAGGCGTCGTAAGAGGCGTGGCAAGAGGCGTTCATTTGGCGTCGGCATAGCACTCCACCACCGCCGTCGTGAACGGGAAGCGCACCGGGGTGTCGCCGAAGGTCAGCCGTCCGGCGAGGTCGGCGGCGTCCTGGATGGCCCGGACGACCGTGTCGGCCTCCTCGGCGGGGCAGTGCACGATCACCTCGTCGTGCTGGAAGAAGACCAGCTCGGCCGCGAGGGCCGCGCAGGCCCGGCGCAGCGCGGCGAGCAGCAGCAGTGCCCAGTCGGCCGCGCTGCCCTGCACGACGAAGTTCCGTGCGAAGCGGCCCCGCGCGCGGGAGTTGGTGGAGGCGTAGCCGGGGACCCAGGCCCCGCCGTCGGTGTCGTCCTCGGCGACCGGGATGCCCGCCTCCTCCGCCGTGTCCTCGTCCGCCCGGGCGGCGGGCGGGCAGGTCCGGCCCAGCCAGGTGCGCACCAGGCGGCCCTCCTCGCCGGCCCGCGCGGCGTCGTCCACGTAGGCCACCGCCCTGGGGAAGCGGCGGCGCAGCGCGGCGAGGTTCTTCAGACCGTCGCCGGAGGTCTGGCCGTAGACCGCGCCGAGCACGGCGATCTTGGCCTGCTCCCGGTCGCCGGAGAAGGCGTGGTCGGACACGGACTGGTAGAGGTCGCTCGCGCGGCCGGCGACCTCCATCAGGCCGGGGTCCCGGGAGATCGCGGCGAGCACGCGCGGCTCCATCTGGTCGGCGTCGGCCACGACCAGCCGCCAGCCGGGGTCGGCGACCACGGCCCGCCGGATCACCTTGGGGATCTGCAGCGCGCCCCCGCCGTTGGTCACCCAGCGCCCGGTGACCGTGCCGCCGGCGAGGAACTCCGGCCGGAAGCGGCCGTCGCGCACCCAGTCCTGCAGCCAGGACCAGCCGTGCGCGACCCAGATGCGGTACAGCTTCTTGTACTCCAGCAGGGGTTCCACGGCCGGGTGGTCGATGGAGCGGATCTCCCAGCGGCGGGTGGACCTAACCTTGATCCCGGCCTGCGCGAACGCCTTGATCACGTCGGCGGGCAGGTCGGGCCGCACCCGGCGGCCGAAGGCCTTGGACACCTCGTCGGCCAGCTCGGCGAGGCGGCGCGGCTCGCCCCCGCCCGCGTACCGCTCGCCGAGCAGGTCGTGCAGCAGCTCGCGGTGGACCTCGGCGCTCCAGGGGAGACCGGCACCGTTCATCTCGGCGGCCACCAGCATTCCCGCCGACTCGGCGGCGGTCAGCAGCCGCATCCGGTCCGGGTGGGCGGTCTTCTCGTGCCGCCGCTGCTGCTCGGCGTAGACCGTGAGGAGGTCGGCGAGAGGCATGCGGGCGCCGGACGGCTCGAACAGCGGCGACTGGGCGCCCGGTGCGGCCGAGCGCTGCGGCGGATCGGGCGGTACGGGGCCGCCCCGGAGGCGGGCCAGGGCGGCGGCGGCCGAGCGTGGCTCGCCGTGCCGGCCCTCGTGGCCCAGCAGGAGTGTTTCGGCGTCCTCGATGTCGTAGCACCGCTCCACTCGCACCCCCGTGGCGAGCAGACGCGGGTAGACCTCGGCGGTCGACCGCCACACCCAGCGCATCACCTCCGGGCGGCTCCGCACCGCCCCGGCGAGATCGCTCTCCCGCCGCACCGGCCCGGCGGGCAGCCCGTCCGGGCCGAGGG is a genomic window of Streptomyces griseochromogenes containing:
- a CDS encoding bifunctional 3'-5' exonuclease/DNA polymerase, coding for MTDRWALAPAEDGGVDVAPLGPDGLPAGPVRRESDLAGAVRSRPEVMRWVWRSTAEVYPRLLATGVRVERCYDIEDAETLLLGHEGRHGEPRSAAAALARLRGGPVPPDPPQRSAAPGAQSPLFEPSGARMPLADLLTVYAEQQRRHEKTAHPDRMRLLTAAESAGMLVAAEMNGAGLPWSAEVHRELLHDLLGERYAGGGEPRRLAELADEVSKAFGRRVRPDLPADVIKAFAQAGIKVRSTRRWEIRSIDHPAVEPLLEYKKLYRIWVAHGWSWLQDWVRDGRFRPEFLAGGTVTGRWVTNGGGALQIPKVIRRAVVADPGWRLVVADADQMEPRVLAAISRDPGLMEVAGRASDLYQSVSDHAFSGDREQAKIAVLGAVYGQTSGDGLKNLAALRRRFPRAVAYVDDAARAGEEGRLVRTWLGRTCPPAARADEDTAEEAGIPVAEDDTDGGAWVPGYASTNSRARGRFARNFVVQGSAADWALLLLAALRRACAALAAELVFFQHDEVIVHCPAEEADTVVRAIQDAADLAGRLTFGDTPVRFPFTTAVVECYADAK